From Solwaraspora sp. WMMD1047, the proteins below share one genomic window:
- a CDS encoding metallophosphoesterase has product MRLVIMADTHLPKRARDLPAPLWDAVDGADLVIHAGDWVSVALLDELERRSRRLVGVYGNNDGPELRARLPEIARFEAAGLRIAVVHETGPAGGRDRRCAARFPDRDLLVFGHSHIPWDSTAPGGLRLLNPGSPTDRRRQPYASYLTADADDGRLSAVTLHTVAR; this is encoded by the coding sequence GTGCGGCTGGTCATCATGGCGGACACCCACCTGCCGAAGCGGGCCCGCGACCTGCCGGCTCCGCTGTGGGACGCGGTCGACGGCGCCGACCTGGTCATCCACGCCGGGGACTGGGTGAGTGTGGCGCTCCTCGACGAGCTGGAGCGGCGCAGCCGCCGGCTGGTCGGGGTGTACGGCAACAACGACGGGCCGGAACTGCGGGCCCGGCTGCCGGAGATCGCCCGGTTCGAGGCGGCCGGCCTGCGGATCGCGGTGGTGCACGAGACCGGGCCGGCGGGCGGGCGGGACCGTCGCTGCGCGGCCCGGTTCCCCGACCGCGACCTGCTGGTCTTCGGGCACTCCCACATCCCCTGGGACAGCACCGCCCCGGGTGGCCTGCGGCTGCTCAACCCCGGCTCGCCGACCGACCGCCGCCGGCAGCCGTACGCCAGCTATCTGACCGCCGACGCGGACGACGGCCGGTTGTCGGCCGTGACCCTGCACACCGTCGCCCGTTGA
- a CDS encoding DUF427 domain-containing protein, translating into MPKAIWNDLVIAESPDTVLVEGNHYFPRSALRDDVVRESDTHTHCPWKGTASYYSLEHQGRSSADAVWYYPEPLPEAEMVRDRVAFWKDVRVVAED; encoded by the coding sequence ATGCCGAAAGCGATCTGGAACGACCTGGTCATCGCCGAGAGCCCGGACACCGTCCTGGTCGAGGGCAACCACTACTTCCCCCGGTCGGCGCTGCGCGACGATGTGGTGCGCGAGTCGGACACCCATACCCACTGCCCGTGGAAGGGCACGGCCTCCTACTACAGCCTGGAACACCAGGGGCGCAGCAGCGCCGACGCGGTCTGGTACTACCCGGAGCCGTTGCCCGAGGCCGAGATGGTCCGTGACCGGGTGGCCTTCTGGAAGGACGTCAGGGTCGTCGCCGAGGACTGA
- a CDS encoding TetR/AcrR family transcriptional regulator has product MAVDQGRAGRPLTLTEQARRAQLIRVTIDLVAAHGYAGTSLARIAEAAEISKAAVLYHFPSKDAVVRAAYGTVIEQLTARVGGAVEPHTGAAALRAYIHSLIAYLRGSPAHARMIIEAISAESGVTDSPNAPSRWQSVAALIDGAKAAGDYRAEPASRITAVIINGAIDAVVAEQLADPGFDSARAAAAIVDLVDRALAVGR; this is encoded by the coding sequence ATGGCGGTCGACCAGGGACGCGCCGGCCGGCCACTGACCCTCACCGAGCAGGCCCGCCGCGCCCAGCTCATTCGGGTGACAATCGATCTGGTCGCCGCGCACGGCTACGCGGGCACCTCGCTGGCCCGGATCGCCGAGGCGGCGGAGATCTCGAAGGCGGCCGTCCTCTACCACTTCCCGTCCAAGGACGCGGTGGTACGGGCGGCGTACGGGACGGTGATCGAACAACTCACCGCGCGGGTGGGAGGCGCCGTCGAGCCACACACCGGGGCGGCCGCGCTGCGGGCCTACATCCACTCGCTCATCGCGTACCTGCGCGGCAGCCCGGCGCACGCACGGATGATCATCGAGGCGATCAGTGCCGAATCGGGCGTCACCGACAGCCCGAACGCCCCCAGCCGATGGCAGAGCGTCGCCGCGCTCATCGACGGGGCCAAGGCCGCCGGCGACTACCGGGCCGAGCCGGCCTCCCGGATCACCGCGGTCATCATCAACGGCGCGATCGACGCTGTGGTGGCCGAACAGCTCGCCGACCCGGGGTTCGACTCGGCGCGGGCGGCGGCGGCGATCGTCGACCTGGTGGACCGGGCGCTGGCGGTCGGCCGGTGA
- a CDS encoding alpha/beta hydrolase, producing MTRETGPDQSPSDRWGRFTRWLRRRRRWLVGVAAGLLAVVMLVAYALRDPSPVGYFTSAQAHDRFLAAYDEAMAELPEPDRTLDVRTSYGVVRLYHFTGASPAAAPLLLLPGRAAASPVWADNLPALLRVRSVYTVDLLGEPGQSIQQRPINTPADHAQWLHEVLEELPEPRIHLFGLSFGGWTAMNLALHRPEKVASVLLLDPVLVFADLPLEVIIRSIPASIRWLPKSWRDDFASWTANGAPVEDVPVARMIEAGMQTYAMKLSPPTRPSEQDLAGLRSPTLVLLAGESRMHDSAAAAEVARRTLPNGTVKVYPDASHAINGEYPDQIAADVAAFLAGLE from the coding sequence ATGACGCGGGAAACCGGCCCGGACCAGTCGCCCTCCGACAGGTGGGGGCGATTCACCAGGTGGTTGCGCCGCCGGCGGCGGTGGCTGGTCGGCGTGGCCGCCGGGCTGCTCGCCGTGGTGATGCTGGTCGCGTACGCCCTGCGCGACCCGTCCCCGGTGGGCTACTTCACCTCGGCCCAGGCGCACGACCGCTTCCTCGCCGCCTACGACGAGGCGATGGCCGAGCTGCCCGAGCCGGACCGGACCCTCGACGTGCGGACCAGCTACGGGGTGGTCCGGCTCTACCACTTCACCGGCGCGTCACCCGCCGCCGCGCCACTGTTGCTGCTGCCGGGCCGGGCCGCCGCGTCGCCGGTCTGGGCCGACAACCTGCCCGCGCTGCTGCGGGTGCGCAGCGTCTACACCGTCGATCTGCTCGGCGAGCCCGGACAGAGCATCCAGCAGCGGCCGATCAACACCCCGGCCGACCACGCGCAGTGGCTGCACGAGGTGCTGGAAGAGCTGCCCGAACCCCGCATCCACCTGTTCGGACTCTCGTTCGGTGGCTGGACCGCGATGAATCTCGCCCTGCACCGTCCCGAGAAGGTCGCCAGCGTCCTCCTGCTCGACCCGGTGCTGGTCTTCGCGGACCTGCCGTTGGAGGTGATCATCCGGTCCATCCCGGCCAGCATCCGCTGGCTTCCCAAGTCCTGGCGGGACGACTTCGCGAGCTGGACCGCGAACGGCGCCCCGGTCGAGGACGTCCCGGTGGCCCGGATGATCGAGGCGGGCATGCAGACGTACGCGATGAAACTCTCTCCGCCGACCAGGCCCTCCGAGCAGGACCTGGCCGGCCTGCGGTCGCCCACCCTGGTGCTGCTCGCCGGGGAGTCCCGGATGCACGACTCGGCCGCCGCCGCCGAGGTGGCCCGCCGCACCCTCCCCAACGGGACGGTCAAGGTCTATCCCGACGCGTCCCACGCGATCAACGGCGAGTACCCCGACCAGATCGCCGCCGACGTGGCCGCGTTCCTGGCCGGGCTCGAATGA
- a CDS encoding maleylpyruvate isomerase family mycothiol-dependent enzyme has product MPQRLAERAGCGDGPGPVIEAFGAQRRRFIEFLRDLPEPAWRQPSRCSDWSVHDVARHVRDGALAHTAGLAGRPSPFGGGRFDPARTPSQWLARTAGEPPAHTLRDLTELADQETTLLTARVAAADSGPARGPFGRPAHWSIRSLHVFWDAWMHERDVVLPLGGEIRPTDVDLQLAVLYSLLAAATSASWTGGYLCTSLVLDGSPSGGYTISSVDDEIVITAEPGAATPLRAEVTTLLDSLAGRGPSPAVVFGTASPAAEQLGMLRRAFSPR; this is encoded by the coding sequence GTGCCGCAGCGACTGGCGGAGAGGGCGGGTTGTGGCGACGGCCCCGGCCCGGTGATCGAGGCGTTCGGCGCCCAGCGGCGCCGGTTCATCGAGTTCCTGCGCGACCTGCCGGAACCGGCCTGGCGCCAACCGTCGCGCTGCTCGGACTGGTCGGTCCACGACGTCGCCCGGCACGTCCGCGACGGGGCACTGGCACACACCGCCGGGCTCGCCGGCCGCCCCAGCCCGTTCGGTGGCGGCCGGTTCGACCCGGCGCGGACCCCGTCGCAGTGGCTGGCCCGCACCGCAGGCGAACCGCCGGCCCACACCCTGCGCGACCTGACCGAACTCGCCGACCAGGAGACGACGCTGCTCACTGCCCGCGTGGCGGCCGCCGACAGCGGCCCGGCGCGCGGCCCGTTCGGCCGGCCGGCGCACTGGTCGATTCGGTCGCTGCACGTCTTCTGGGACGCCTGGATGCACGAGCGGGACGTGGTGCTCCCGCTCGGCGGCGAGATCCGGCCGACCGACGTCGACCTGCAACTGGCGGTTCTCTACAGCCTGCTCGCCGCCGCCACCTCGGCCAGCTGGACCGGCGGCTACCTGTGCACGTCGCTGGTCCTGGACGGTAGCCCGTCGGGCGGCTACACGATCTCCAGTGTGGACGACGAGATCGTGATCACCGCCGAACCCGGGGCGGCCACACCGCTGCGCGCCGAGGTCACCACCCTGTTGGACAGCCTGGCCGGGCGGGGGCCGAGCCCGGCGGTGGTGTTCGGCACGGCGTCACCGGCCGCCGAGCAACTCGGCATGCTGCGCAGGGCGTTCTCGCCACGCTGA
- a CDS encoding redoxin domain-containing protein: MVVRRLSWLFLVAVLAVAGCGGSGGTPSTDADWPAGTPAGPPLEFTATTVDGEPFDGRSLAGKPAVLWFWAPWCPVCLQQAPGVREAFEQYGDQVAIVGVAGLDEAAAMPEFIRLAKVEAITNLSDETGEVWKRFGITSQSTFVLIDPAGTITFQGRLDADEVPARVAELLG; encoded by the coding sequence ATGGTCGTACGCCGGTTGAGCTGGCTGTTCCTCGTGGCGGTGCTGGCGGTGGCCGGCTGCGGCGGCAGCGGCGGGACCCCGTCCACCGATGCGGACTGGCCGGCGGGCACGCCGGCCGGTCCGCCACTGGAGTTCACCGCGACCACCGTGGACGGCGAGCCGTTCGACGGGCGTTCGCTCGCGGGCAAACCCGCCGTACTGTGGTTCTGGGCACCGTGGTGCCCGGTGTGCCTGCAGCAGGCGCCCGGCGTCCGCGAGGCGTTCGAACAGTACGGCGATCAGGTCGCCATCGTCGGGGTCGCCGGGCTGGACGAGGCCGCCGCGATGCCGGAGTTCATCCGGCTGGCCAAGGTGGAGGCGATAACCAACCTGTCCGACGAGACGGGCGAGGTGTGGAAGCGCTTCGGCATCACCTCACAGAGCACCTTCGTCCTGATCGACCCCGCGGGGACGATCACCTTCCAGGGCCGTCTCGACGCCGACGAGGTTCCCGCCCGGGTCGCGGAGCTGCTGGGCTGA
- a CDS encoding class I mannose-6-phosphate isomerase, with amino-acid sequence MTIEVLAANQPATFYRGAGRIAGFRGVPALPDRPEDWVGSVTTRFGADSAGLSTLPDGRVLAEAIAADPRWWLGPERTDPGVLVKLLDAGQRLPLHVHPDRRFATTHLASPYGKAEAWVIVSARPGAYVHLGFARDVPADELASWVTGQRIGPMLDATNRVPVSAGDAIFCPAGLPHAIGDGILLVEVQEPTDFSVLLEYQSFGLSDGHLGLGYDLALRCVDRGGWTPERLDRLRGGQRLLPEAADEFFDARRLRGGDRLERGFSVLVVVAGAGRLTGESDDLPLRRGDTLLVPYAAGPLLVDGRIELIRLAAAAGKL; translated from the coding sequence ATGACCATCGAGGTGCTCGCCGCCAACCAGCCGGCGACCTTCTACCGGGGCGCCGGCCGGATAGCCGGGTTCCGCGGCGTCCCCGCGCTGCCGGACCGCCCCGAGGACTGGGTGGGCTCGGTGACCACCCGGTTCGGGGCCGACTCGGCCGGGCTCTCCACGCTGCCGGACGGGCGGGTGCTGGCGGAGGCGATCGCCGCCGACCCGCGCTGGTGGCTCGGCCCGGAGCGCACCGATCCCGGCGTGCTCGTGAAGCTGCTCGACGCCGGCCAGCGGCTGCCGTTGCACGTCCACCCGGACCGCCGCTTCGCGACCACCCACCTGGCGTCGCCGTACGGAAAGGCCGAGGCCTGGGTGATCGTCTCGGCCCGCCCCGGCGCGTACGTCCATCTCGGCTTCGCCCGGGACGTGCCGGCCGACGAGCTGGCCAGCTGGGTGACCGGGCAGCGGATCGGGCCGATGCTCGACGCCACCAACCGGGTTCCGGTGTCGGCCGGCGACGCGATCTTCTGCCCCGCCGGGCTGCCCCACGCGATCGGCGACGGCATCCTGCTGGTGGAGGTCCAGGAGCCGACCGACTTCTCCGTGCTGCTCGAATACCAGAGCTTCGGCCTGTCCGACGGCCATCTGGGGCTCGGCTACGACCTGGCCCTGCGCTGCGTCGACCGCGGCGGGTGGACCCCGGAGCGGCTCGACCGCCTGCGGGGCGGGCAGCGGCTGCTTCCCGAGGCCGCGGACGAGTTCTTCGACGCCCGCCGACTGCGCGGCGGCGACCGCCTGGAGCGGGGCTTCAGCGTCCTGGTGGTGGTGGCGGGTGCGGGCAGACTGACCGGTGAGTCCGACGACCTGCCGCTGCGGCGGGGGGACACGCTGCTGGTGCCGTACGCGGCCGGTCCGCTCCTCGTGGACGGTCGGATCGAGCTGATCCGCCTCGCGGCGGCCGCCGGAAAGCTCTGA
- a CDS encoding ADP-dependent glucokinase/phosphofructokinase — translation MADASRVLLGLGGCVDYELKLTADVLERLIAEHGITAGELTPPTTVASERDLVVSILGYVARGGGGEHFVVSAPALETFAGRFPHRTALGGTSVRAGIVMSRLGVPSTLHLVSVDDTVRRLLPPDVDHVSSGVEDALHPHLIVQYDQGLRIRSRDLDITAPAPNRLIYVNDPANGAMLLSDDLGDRLSRAEVFLISGFNAMRSAAQLDHRLAELRGHMRRLPPGAVTYFEDAAYHEPAFSRRVRDTLLDVIDVYGLNEDELQSYLGHPVDLLSAAEVADALTAVHALIPVPTLVLHTRYWALALGDRAADHADALDTGTVLAAARYCHGDDVTDAEVDRLRRRPRRPESVAFAAALRQRMGEAVHCVPGYALDVTNPTTVGLGDTFVGGFLAALARRGTSGPGGSDRR, via the coding sequence ATGGCCGACGCCTCCCGGGTCCTGCTCGGCCTCGGCGGCTGCGTCGACTACGAGCTGAAGCTGACCGCCGACGTGCTGGAACGGCTCATCGCCGAGCACGGCATCACGGCCGGGGAGCTGACGCCGCCGACGACGGTGGCCAGCGAACGGGACCTGGTGGTGTCGATCCTCGGCTACGTCGCCCGGGGCGGGGGCGGCGAGCACTTCGTCGTCTCGGCCCCGGCGCTGGAGACCTTCGCCGGCCGGTTCCCGCACCGGACCGCGCTGGGCGGCACGTCGGTGCGGGCCGGCATCGTGATGAGCCGGCTCGGCGTGCCATCGACGCTGCACCTGGTGAGCGTCGACGACACCGTACGCCGGCTGCTGCCGCCCGACGTCGACCACGTCTCCAGCGGTGTCGAGGACGCCCTCCATCCGCACCTGATCGTCCAATACGACCAGGGCCTGCGGATCCGCTCCCGCGACCTCGACATCACCGCGCCGGCCCCGAACCGGCTGATCTACGTCAACGATCCGGCCAACGGCGCCATGCTGCTCAGCGACGACCTCGGTGACCGGCTGAGCCGGGCGGAGGTGTTCCTGATCTCCGGGTTCAACGCCATGCGCTCGGCGGCGCAACTCGATCACCGGCTGGCCGAGCTGCGCGGGCACATGCGACGGTTGCCGCCCGGGGCGGTCACCTACTTCGAGGACGCGGCGTACCACGAGCCCGCGTTCAGCCGCCGGGTCCGGGACACCCTGCTCGACGTGATCGACGTGTACGGGCTGAACGAGGACGAGCTGCAGTCCTACCTCGGGCACCCGGTCGACCTGCTCTCGGCGGCGGAGGTCGCGGACGCGCTCACGGCCGTGCACGCCCTCATCCCCGTACCCACGCTGGTTCTGCACACCAGGTACTGGGCGCTCGCGCTCGGCGACCGCGCCGCCGACCACGCCGACGCCCTCGACACCGGCACGGTGCTGGCCGCCGCCCGCTACTGCCACGGCGACGACGTCACCGACGCCGAGGTCGACCGCCTGCGGCGGCGACCGCGACGGCCCGAGTCGGTGGCCTTCGCCGCGGCGCTGCGCCAGCGGATGGGCGAGGCGGTCCACTGCGTCCCCGGGTACGCGCTGGACGTCACGAACCCCACCACGGTCGGGCTGGGCGACACGTTCGTCGGCGGTTTTCTCGCCGCGCTCGCGCGGCGCGGGACGTCCGGCCCCGGGGGATCGGACCGCCGATGA
- a CDS encoding ketose-bisphosphate aldolase, which produces MLTTGKAILDVANANSFAVPAFNISDWAMFRGIVEISEETDAPLIVAIHPDEVRHIGREMVTGIVERSHRSSVPIAIHWDHGATYEQTLQAVQFGFTSVMIDGSLLPFDENVAITRKVTDSAHALGVSVEGELGTIGGNDSYAEAGAATIIYTDPDDAVTFVEQTGVDSLAIAIGTFHGMYPAHLKPELKLDLLKEIKSRVQIPLVLHGGSGNPDDEIREAARIGINKINISTDIKLAYHAKMREILGNDPKVREPNAIQPACVEAMKVVAAQKIELFGAAGKAARY; this is translated from the coding sequence ATGCTGACGACCGGCAAGGCGATCCTCGACGTCGCCAACGCGAACAGCTTCGCCGTGCCCGCCTTCAACATCAGCGACTGGGCGATGTTCCGGGGCATCGTGGAGATCAGCGAGGAGACGGACGCCCCGCTGATCGTCGCCATCCACCCGGACGAGGTCCGGCACATCGGGCGCGAGATGGTCACCGGCATCGTCGAGCGGTCGCACCGCTCGAGCGTGCCGATCGCGATCCACTGGGATCACGGGGCCACCTACGAGCAGACCCTGCAGGCGGTCCAGTTCGGCTTCACCTCCGTGATGATCGACGGCTCGTTGCTGCCGTTCGACGAGAACGTGGCGATCACCCGGAAGGTCACCGACTCCGCGCACGCACTCGGCGTCTCGGTGGAGGGCGAGCTCGGCACGATCGGTGGGAACGACAGCTACGCCGAGGCGGGCGCCGCCACGATCATCTACACCGATCCCGACGACGCGGTCACGTTCGTCGAGCAGACCGGCGTGGACAGCCTCGCCATCGCGATCGGCACCTTCCACGGCATGTACCCGGCCCACCTCAAGCCGGAGCTGAAGCTGGACCTGCTCAAGGAGATCAAGAGTCGGGTCCAGATCCCGCTGGTGCTGCACGGCGGGTCCGGCAACCCGGACGACGAGATCCGCGAGGCCGCCCGGATCGGCATCAACAAGATCAACATCTCGACCGACATCAAGCTCGCCTACCACGCCAAGATGCGCGAGATCCTCGGCAACGACCCGAAGGTCCGCGAGCCGAACGCCATCCAACCCGCCTGCGTCGAGGCCATGAAGGTGGTCGCCGCCCAGAAGATCGAGCTCTTCGGTGCCGCCGGCAAGGCCGCGCGCTACTGA
- a CDS encoding carbohydrate ABC transporter permease: MATVKTRRTLAKAGVITGLVLGGLFAGLPVLWMLATSFKANGEVFQSPPRLITEGFSFDAYREILGSGAQLRFFLNSYLVAFAVTALTLLVAILAGYAFSRFTFPLQKTINAMIVSVQAVPPITLVIPYFGLIVALGLYDTYAGLILTHMVFTLPYAIIMITAYLNTLPRELDESVKVDGGSGWTALWRILVPVSVPGLIAVGVYTFMISWNEYLFALTLTRTNEMRTVPIGIQLLMGQHSYEWNQMMAMSILGSIPVLFLFLFFQKRFIGGLTAGAVKA, translated from the coding sequence ATGGCCACTGTCAAGACCAGACGCACCCTCGCGAAGGCCGGCGTCATCACCGGCCTGGTCCTCGGCGGGCTCTTCGCCGGCCTGCCGGTGCTGTGGATGCTCGCCACCTCGTTCAAGGCCAACGGCGAGGTCTTCCAGAGCCCGCCGCGGCTGATCACCGAGGGCTTCTCGTTCGACGCCTACCGCGAGATCCTGGGCAGCGGCGCCCAGTTGCGGTTCTTCCTCAACAGCTACCTGGTGGCCTTCGCGGTGACCGCCCTGACGCTGCTGGTGGCCATCCTCGCCGGGTACGCCTTCAGCCGCTTCACGTTCCCGCTCCAGAAGACCATCAACGCCATGATCGTCAGCGTCCAGGCGGTGCCGCCGATCACCCTCGTCATTCCGTACTTCGGGCTCATCGTCGCGCTCGGCCTCTACGACACCTACGCCGGCCTGATCCTCACGCACATGGTGTTCACCCTCCCGTACGCGATCATCATGATCACCGCGTACCTGAACACGCTGCCCCGCGAACTGGACGAATCCGTCAAGGTCGACGGGGGCAGCGGCTGGACCGCGCTCTGGCGGATCCTGGTGCCGGTCTCGGTGCCCGGTCTGATCGCGGTCGGCGTCTACACGTTCATGATCTCGTGGAACGAGTACCTGTTCGCGCTGACGCTGACCCGCACCAACGAGATGCGCACCGTGCCCATCGGCATCCAGCTGCTCATGGGCCAGCACTCCTACGAGTGGAACCAGATGATGGCGATGAGCATCCTCGGCTCGATTCCCGTCCTGTTCCTCTTCCTCTTCTTCCAGAAGCGGTTCATCGGCGGGCTCACCGCCGGCGCCGTCAAAGCCTGA
- a CDS encoding sugar ABC transporter permease, translated as MTVTAPPTTAPAAPPAPTAAGRSRSALARRLIPYGYLSPTVLLIVVLMVVPIVMVIGYSFRDNVIVQENSVFAGFANYTKVLTDADFLAALRNTAVFISVSTAAHLVLGLAFAMMLNTPLLGGVTRAIFRIVYILPWLFTIAVIAVIWRLLLDPAGVVNYVLQTVGLIQEGVNWFGDPGKALWAVTFVNVWSGYPFFMISLLAALQGIPGDLYEAAAVDGTNWFQRFRHVTLPQLRPVIISMAVLDLIWTSHQFALIWMTTGGGPLNTTEMLSTFTYKQAFSEYEFATASAAAVIVLLLTMVLAFFYVRSQRER; from the coding sequence ATGACTGTGACAGCACCGCCGACCACGGCGCCGGCCGCGCCGCCCGCGCCGACCGCCGCCGGACGGTCCCGCTCCGCGCTGGCCCGACGCCTGATCCCGTACGGCTATCTCTCCCCGACGGTGTTACTGATCGTGGTCCTGATGGTGGTGCCCATCGTCATGGTGATCGGCTACTCGTTCCGGGACAACGTGATCGTCCAGGAGAACTCGGTGTTCGCCGGGTTCGCCAACTACACGAAGGTGCTCACCGACGCGGACTTCCTGGCCGCGCTGCGCAACACCGCCGTCTTCATCTCGGTCAGCACCGCGGCCCACCTGGTCCTCGGCCTCGCCTTCGCGATGATGCTCAACACCCCGCTGCTGGGCGGGGTCACCAGGGCCATCTTCCGGATCGTCTACATCCTGCCCTGGCTGTTCACGATCGCGGTGATCGCCGTCATCTGGCGGCTGCTGCTCGACCCTGCCGGGGTGGTCAACTACGTCCTGCAGACCGTCGGCCTCATCCAGGAGGGCGTGAACTGGTTCGGCGACCCGGGCAAGGCGCTCTGGGCGGTCACCTTCGTCAACGTCTGGTCCGGCTACCCGTTCTTCATGATCAGCCTGCTCGCCGCTCTGCAGGGCATCCCCGGCGACCTGTACGAGGCCGCCGCCGTGGACGGCACGAACTGGTTCCAGCGGTTCCGCCACGTGACGCTGCCGCAGCTCCGGCCGGTGATCATCAGCATGGCGGTGCTCGACCTGATCTGGACCTCGCACCAGTTCGCGCTGATCTGGATGACCACCGGCGGCGGGCCGCTGAACACCACCGAGATGCTCAGCACCTTCACCTACAAGCAGGCCTTCAGCGAGTACGAGTTCGCGACCGCGTCCGCCGCCGCCGTGATCGTCCTGCTGCTGACGATGGTGCTGGCCTTCTTCTACGTACGCTCGCAAAGGGAGCGGTGA
- a CDS encoding sugar ABC transporter substrate-binding protein, producing MMFRATRLRRLFAAATAATLVAFVAACGSDDAASDGTVTLEFAQWWGAELPAGEFDKIISDFTAQNPNIEIELLSAPYASTKQQLLTGAASKTLPDVVGLDGAWVNDFAKQGAITDLSALMAEANYDDSELASQIQIDGRTYMIPVVNFVYPLFVNKDLLTEAGVENVPTTRTEFLDAATKVSASGGDVKGWALPLDTAVPNGIQNDVMSWLWASGGSMLADGKPNLTSPQVKSTVEYVKGLNDAGVIAPGSLTMKEQDKVEKFTNGQVGMMIDSLAHINLIKENAPDLEFEVAALPAEDGYSGERGIPYASWGIGISESTEHKAEAFKFVSYLMSQETNANLSTIANGFPGNKTAEPDFGSSDPMFKTAFEIYQQGYPANEFVGLPKSEDLMRSFAEQLQLVLAGESSVDDALAKAQENWSSVIG from the coding sequence ATGATGTTTCGCGCTACCCGGCTGAGGCGACTGTTTGCAGCGGCGACGGCGGCGACGCTTGTCGCGTTCGTGGCGGCGTGCGGCTCCGACGATGCCGCGTCGGACGGCACCGTGACGCTGGAGTTCGCCCAGTGGTGGGGCGCCGAACTACCGGCCGGGGAGTTCGACAAGATCATCAGTGACTTTACGGCGCAGAACCCGAACATCGAGATCGAGCTGCTGAGCGCGCCGTACGCCTCGACCAAGCAGCAACTGCTCACCGGCGCGGCCTCGAAGACCCTGCCCGACGTGGTGGGGCTCGACGGCGCCTGGGTCAACGACTTCGCCAAGCAGGGCGCGATCACCGACCTGTCCGCCCTGATGGCCGAGGCCAACTACGACGACAGCGAGCTGGCCAGCCAGATCCAGATCGACGGCAGGACGTACATGATCCCGGTGGTCAACTTCGTCTACCCGCTCTTCGTCAACAAGGACCTGCTCACCGAGGCCGGCGTCGAGAACGTGCCCACCACCCGCACCGAGTTCCTCGACGCGGCCACCAAGGTCAGCGCGAGCGGCGGCGACGTCAAGGGCTGGGCACTCCCGCTCGACACCGCCGTGCCCAACGGCATCCAGAACGACGTCATGTCCTGGCTCTGGGCCTCCGGCGGCAGCATGCTGGCCGACGGCAAGCCCAACCTGACCAGCCCGCAGGTCAAGAGCACGGTCGAGTACGTCAAGGGCCTCAACGACGCCGGCGTCATCGCCCCCGGCTCGCTCACCATGAAGGAGCAGGACAAGGTCGAGAAGTTCACCAACGGCCAGGTCGGGATGATGATCGACTCGCTCGCCCACATCAACCTGATCAAGGAGAACGCGCCGGACCTGGAGTTCGAGGTGGCGGCGCTGCCCGCCGAGGACGGCTACTCCGGCGAGCGCGGCATCCCCTACGCCTCCTGGGGCATCGGCATCTCCGAGTCCACCGAGCACAAGGCCGAGGCGTTCAAGTTCGTGTCGTACCTGATGAGCCAGGAGACGAACGCGAACCTGAGCACGATCGCCAACGGCTTCCCCGGCAACAAGACCGCGGAGCCCGACTTCGGCAGCAGCGACCCGATGTTCAAGACCGCCTTCGAGATCTACCAGCAGGGCTACCCGGCCAACGAGTTCGTCGGTCTGCCCAAGTCCGAGGACCTGATGCGCAGCTTCGCCGAGCAGTTGCAGCTGGTGCTGGCCGGCGAGAGCAGCGTCGACGACGCCCTGGCCAAGGCACAGGAGAACTGGTCGTCGGTAATCGGCTAG